In Hwangdonia lutea, a single window of DNA contains:
- a CDS encoding SusD/RagB family nutrient-binding outer membrane lipoprotein — protein sequence MKKFNITTTILALFVIALVGCSDEYFDVNTPSNTAALEELGMKDLIAPVIHSTMEGQRSAELAFGNYTQYFVSTGGGAAGQTSASGLWTQIYLYILPNLKVVKAKAVENNAPHIGAISDILVAINLGIATDTWDNIPYSEATQGPDSNFPAFDTQEQIYTEIFNLLDGAIAALSAADTSGFNLGSADLIYGGDSDSWLRAAYTIKARYQLHVIDKGVTTANDVLTTIANGFTSNADNFAMYYDEKNINPWYSSEVLSRETGNLSNDIASQIVSSMNGDYYPFNGAITIDPRLPEIAEIPDSDTEYRGFISGGAGKSPSGLVDANTRFKSDGFYTSIDSPLILISYAEALFIKAEAAFLANGGNTTSVGTNTTAYMAYMDGIAASMDMWGVDGADYIADTAVDVGEASLALHHIMKEKYIHNYLNPETFVDFRRYDFSDDVFTGLTIREEEDSDGDYFGQWFRRANYPSTELNRNEANVLANQQEPITPVWWDQ from the coding sequence ATGAAAAAATTTAATATAACAACTACAATTTTAGCACTGTTCGTTATTGCGCTCGTAGGGTGTAGTGATGAATATTTTGATGTGAACACACCATCCAATACTGCCGCTTTAGAGGAATTGGGGATGAAGGACTTAATTGCGCCTGTGATTCATAGCACTATGGAAGGACAACGTTCGGCAGAATTAGCTTTTGGAAACTATACGCAGTATTTTGTTTCAACTGGTGGAGGTGCCGCAGGACAAACCTCAGCAAGTGGGCTATGGACGCAAATTTACCTTTATATATTACCAAACTTAAAAGTGGTAAAAGCAAAAGCGGTTGAAAATAACGCACCACATATTGGTGCTATTTCAGATATTTTAGTAGCCATCAATTTAGGAATAGCAACAGACACGTGGGATAATATTCCATATTCTGAAGCAACCCAAGGACCAGATTCTAACTTTCCTGCATTTGATACGCAAGAACAAATCTATACTGAAATATTCAACCTATTAGATGGCGCGATAGCAGCTTTAAGCGCTGCTGATACTTCTGGTTTCAATTTAGGATCTGCAGATTTAATTTACGGAGGCGATTCAGATTCTTGGTTAAGAGCCGCTTATACAATTAAAGCACGTTACCAATTACATGTAATAGATAAAGGTGTTACAACGGCCAATGACGTTTTAACTACCATTGCCAACGGGTTTACGTCTAACGCTGATAATTTCGCCATGTATTATGACGAAAAGAACATAAACCCCTGGTATTCGTCCGAGGTTTTATCGCGTGAAACCGGTAACCTAAGTAACGATATTGCCAGTCAAATTGTAAGCTCTATGAATGGTGATTATTACCCTTTTAATGGAGCTATTACTATAGATCCTCGACTGCCAGAAATTGCAGAAATACCTGATAGCGACACCGAATATAGAGGTTTTATAAGCGGTGGCGCAGGCAAATCCCCTAGTGGTTTGGTTGATGCAAATACCCGTTTTAAAAGCGATGGTTTTTACACGAGCATAGACTCTCCATTAATTTTAATATCATATGCAGAGGCTCTATTTATCAAAGCTGAAGCTGCATTTTTAGCAAACGGAGGCAACACAACCAGCGTAGGAACTAACACGACAGCTTATATGGCATACATGGATGGAATCGCTGCAAGTATGGATATGTGGGGTGTTGATGGAGCAGATTACATCGCTGATACCGCTGTAGACGTTGGAGAAGCTAGTTTAGCCTTGCATCATATTATGAAGGAGAAATACATCCATAACTATTTAAACCCTGAAACGTTTGTAGATTTTAGAAGATATGATTTTTCAGATGATGTGTTTACGGGTTTAACTATTAGAGAGGAAGAAGATAGTGATGGCGATTATTTCGGACAATGGTTTAGACGCGCCAATTATCCTTCTACTGAATTAAACAGAAATGAAGCTAATGTTTTGGCGAATCAGCAAGAACCGATTACACCTGTTTGGTGGGATCAATAA
- a CDS encoding type II toxin-antitoxin system PemK/MazF family toxin: MELKQYAIVLVNLDPTIGSEIKKTRPCVIVSPNEINKFLKTIVVAPMTTNLKKYPTRTAVKYNNKKGMIAIDQIRTIDKTRIIKSFDQLSKSEIRNCKAIIRETFVD; encoded by the coding sequence ATGGAACTAAAGCAATATGCTATCGTGCTTGTAAACCTCGACCCAACAATAGGTAGCGAAATAAAAAAGACGCGCCCTTGCGTAATTGTATCTCCCAATGAAATAAATAAGTTTCTCAAAACGATTGTGGTGGCTCCAATGACGACTAACTTGAAAAAATATCCAACCCGAACTGCAGTAAAATACAACAATAAAAAGGGAATGATTGCCATTGACCAAATTCGAACCATTGATAAAACGCGTATAATAAAAAGTTTTGACCAATTATCGAAATCCGAAATTCGAAATTGCAAAGCTATTATCCGAGAGACATTCGTAGATTAA
- a CDS encoding aminotransferase class I/II-fold pyridoxal phosphate-dependent enzyme, with product MIVERFPDRTIFIEEKEYLYFGGTAYLGLPTHVDFKNTLIKSIAKWGTFYGSSRNSNIKLSVFDKAEQLFATQIGTEKSLTTSSGTLAGKLVLEYLSKTVPTFYHYPKTHPAILHDKSLPLFENGALHKNLLNNTKEDIVITVDAVLALEVEPTSFDFLNDISPKKHITLLVDESHSLGVLGQQGDGVFKTIRNKNLKRKIMIASLGKALGLSGGVIAADENFINAIKNEVLFVSSSCANAAYLESYVVSQNLIESQQEKLKANLRFLFKDLNLGDAFKFNENYPVIYCNSNTIYDALFENSIIISHFKYPNYKEDMNRIVITANHTETDLTRLKKALVSL from the coding sequence ATGATTGTTGAACGCTTTCCGGACAGAACAATATTCATTGAAGAAAAGGAATATTTATACTTTGGCGGGACAGCTTATTTAGGGCTTCCAACGCATGTCGATTTTAAAAACACGCTTATAAAAAGTATAGCCAAATGGGGCACGTTTTACGGAAGCTCAAGAAATTCCAATATAAAATTATCAGTTTTTGATAAAGCAGAACAGCTGTTCGCCACACAAATAGGAACTGAAAAATCGCTTACAACATCCTCGGGAACTTTGGCGGGGAAATTGGTTTTGGAGTATTTGTCTAAAACAGTACCCACATTTTATCACTACCCCAAAACGCATCCTGCGATTTTACACGACAAAAGCCTGCCCTTATTTGAAAACGGAGCATTGCATAAAAATCTACTTAACAATACAAAAGAAGACATTGTTATCACAGTCGATGCGGTTTTAGCTTTGGAAGTTGAGCCTACATCGTTCGATTTTTTAAACGATATTTCACCTAAAAAACACATTACACTTCTGGTTGATGAATCGCATAGCCTGGGTGTTTTAGGCCAACAAGGTGATGGTGTTTTTAAGACCATCCGAAATAAAAACCTAAAAAGGAAAATAATGATAGCCTCTTTAGGAAAGGCTTTGGGACTTTCGGGAGGCGTTATTGCCGCAGATGAAAACTTTATTAACGCTATAAAGAATGAAGTGCTTTTTGTATCATCATCATGTGCCAATGCCGCGTATTTAGAAAGCTATGTGGTCTCACAAAACCTGATTGAAAGTCAACAAGAAAAACTTAAAGCCAATTTAAGGTTTTTGTTTAAAGATTTAAACTTGGGTGATGCTTTTAAATTTAATGAAAATTACCCGGTGATTTATTGTAACTCTAATACGATATACGATGCGTTATTTGAAAACAGCATCATCATTTCACACTTTAAATACCCCAATTACAAAGAAGATATGAATAGAATTGTAATAACGGCAAACCATACCGAAACCGATTTAACAAGGTTAAAAAAGGCGTTGGTTTCTTTGTGA
- a CDS encoding SusC/RagA family TonB-linked outer membrane protein: MNKKTTLSFLVFLTATCSFLFAQNITVSGTVTDASSVPLPGVNIQVKGTSNGTSTDFDGNYSISANQGDVLIFSFVGFKTKEVSVTGTQLNTSLEEDASKLDEVVITAFGVAKKQKSLGYSVTQVDANDVNLTGQTNALEALQGQVAGVQINRTSGSAGGGVDILIRGITSVNPSRSNQPLIIVDGLALNNDTFSGEVRPSTGSNSASSAEQFAFSNRAGDINPEDIESYNVLKGAAATALYGVRASNGAIIITTKKGKLGKAKINLTASTSFREVKTTPDDQTEYREGFNNLPRTLYTPETDTGFTRLGGTSFYSWGPRFSDDSATLGNGDVIDLTNDAYYSPYDIFRTGVNTQVNLSVSGATGVMDYFLSVGNSSDEGILPNTDYEKTNLRLKAGYKVTDNFNINSSIAFTNSGGRRANGGDKSVMSALSYFSGTFPINDYQNPDGSERDYSFGIIDNPRYLMETSSLVDDVNRWVGNATFNWQPKEWVNITYAAQIDNYSDRRNRYVGPDLDGGSQVGGFILNQNINFTALESNLLVAFNKDWSDDFTSELTLGHQVSDTKRDYDEARGEGLNIAGVNEIGNTTNFFIDNSVVQLRNMGIFGELKLAYKDKLFLTLTGRNDWLSTLPKANRSFFYPSASLAYDITSLFGDSDVFSFGKLRASWAEVGKGPGFGDVGQYFVVDGDFPFAGSGGYRRSTRLGDLAIQPESNKSTEFGADLRFFDSRIRIDYAYFKTKVEDQIFNVGTAYSSGLSAITRNAGDYEVFGHELLLSADIIRKPDFKWNMILNWSTSEGNVLDIPDDIEAIIFANSGFAGVTSEIREGDKMGNLYGYKWRYENGERYIGSDGLPRVNLDERVVVGNAFPDFISSVNNSFKWKGIGFNFVLEYKKGGDLYDSGMRNSIRNGVRGITAYRNVDTVLEGVMDDGSGGFTTNTIETTIDQNYYRSSTRYNRASEILVQDASWVKLRNIGLSYDFGSNITEKLKVDKLSFNVSANNILIWTPFDGFDPEGNQYSAGSNVYGFTGLSIPLSQSYSFGLNIIF, translated from the coding sequence ATGAACAAAAAAACAACCCTCTCTTTTCTTGTTTTTTTAACCGCTACCTGCAGTTTTTTGTTTGCTCAAAACATAACTGTAAGTGGTACGGTAACCGATGCTTCTAGCGTTCCGTTGCCCGGTGTAAACATTCAAGTAAAAGGAACAAGCAACGGAACATCGACCGATTTTGATGGAAATTATTCTATTTCTGCAAATCAAGGCGATGTATTGATTTTTTCTTTTGTTGGCTTTAAAACAAAAGAAGTTTCGGTAACAGGAACTCAACTAAATACTTCTCTAGAAGAAGATGCAAGCAAACTAGACGAAGTTGTTATTACGGCATTTGGTGTTGCTAAAAAACAGAAATCTTTAGGATATTCTGTAACACAAGTGGATGCCAATGATGTAAATTTAACAGGGCAAACCAATGCTCTTGAAGCACTTCAAGGACAAGTTGCCGGCGTGCAAATTAACCGAACCTCTGGATCTGCTGGTGGTGGTGTTGATATATTAATTAGAGGCATTACCTCTGTAAATCCTTCTAGAAGTAACCAACCCTTAATTATTGTTGATGGATTAGCCCTTAATAATGATACATTTTCTGGTGAGGTAAGACCGAGTACTGGTTCAAATTCTGCTAGTAGTGCCGAACAATTTGCATTTTCTAACAGAGCGGGAGATATCAATCCTGAAGATATAGAAAGCTATAATGTTTTAAAAGGTGCAGCAGCAACAGCGCTTTATGGCGTTAGAGCATCAAATGGTGCCATTATTATTACGACTAAAAAAGGTAAATTAGGGAAGGCTAAAATAAACTTAACAGCCTCTACTTCTTTTAGAGAAGTTAAAACAACGCCCGATGATCAAACTGAATATCGCGAAGGCTTTAACAACCTGCCCAGAACTTTATATACGCCAGAAACCGATACTGGATTTACAAGATTGGGTGGAACTTCCTTTTATTCATGGGGACCGAGGTTTAGCGATGATTCTGCAACTTTGGGCAATGGCGATGTTATAGACCTTACAAATGACGCCTATTACAGTCCCTATGATATTTTTAGAACCGGTGTTAACACTCAAGTAAACCTAAGTGTGAGTGGCGCTACGGGCGTTATGGATTATTTCTTATCTGTTGGTAATAGTAGCGACGAAGGTATTTTACCAAATACAGATTACGAGAAAACAAACCTTAGGTTAAAAGCGGGTTATAAAGTGACCGACAATTTCAATATTAATAGCTCTATTGCCTTTACCAATTCGGGAGGCCGGCGAGCAAATGGTGGTGATAAATCGGTTATGAGCGCCCTGTCTTATTTTTCAGGAACATTCCCAATAAACGATTACCAAAACCCTGATGGTTCCGAGCGTGATTATTCCTTTGGAATTATTGATAACCCAAGATATTTAATGGAAACCAGCAGTCTTGTTGATGATGTTAACCGTTGGGTAGGTAATGCTACATTTAATTGGCAACCTAAAGAATGGGTAAATATTACCTATGCTGCTCAAATTGATAATTATTCCGACAGACGTAACCGTTATGTGGGACCAGATTTAGATGGAGGCTCGCAGGTTGGTGGTTTTATTTTAAATCAAAATATAAACTTCACAGCATTAGAATCTAACTTATTAGTGGCATTCAATAAAGATTGGTCTGATGATTTTACTTCAGAATTAACCTTAGGACATCAAGTTTCAGACACTAAAAGAGATTATGATGAAGCACGTGGCGAAGGTTTAAATATTGCAGGGGTTAACGAAATAGGCAACACAACCAATTTCTTTATCGACAACTCGGTAGTACAACTGCGCAATATGGGTATTTTTGGAGAGTTAAAATTGGCTTACAAAGACAAGTTATTTTTAACCTTAACAGGAAGAAATGACTGGTTATCTACATTACCAAAAGCAAACAGGTCATTCTTTTACCCATCGGCTAGTTTAGCCTACGATATCACCAGCCTTTTTGGAGACAGCGACGTATTCTCCTTTGGAAAACTTAGAGCCTCTTGGGCAGAAGTTGGTAAAGGCCCTGGATTTGGTGATGTTGGACAGTATTTTGTGGTTGATGGCGATTTTCCATTTGCAGGCTCTGGCGGATACAGAAGAAGCACAAGACTCGGTGATTTAGCAATTCAACCAGAAAGCAATAAATCTACAGAATTTGGTGCCGATTTACGATTTTTCGATAGTCGTATTCGTATAGATTACGCTTATTTTAAAACCAAAGTTGAAGATCAAATTTTCAACGTAGGTACAGCGTATTCCTCTGGCCTATCGGCTATTACTAGAAATGCAGGAGATTATGAAGTTTTCGGACATGAATTGTTATTAAGTGCCGATATTATTAGAAAACCAGATTTTAAGTGGAATATGATTTTAAACTGGTCTACGAGTGAAGGTAATGTCCTCGATATTCCAGATGATATTGAAGCTATTATTTTTGCAAATTCTGGTTTTGCTGGTGTGACCTCTGAAATTAGAGAAGGCGATAAAATGGGTAACTTATATGGTTACAAATGGCGCTACGAAAATGGAGAACGCTATATTGGTAGCGACGGATTACCCCGTGTAAACCTAGACGAAAGAGTTGTGGTTGGTAACGCATTTCCAGATTTCATATCGTCTGTTAACAACAGTTTTAAATGGAAAGGCATCGGATTCAATTTTGTGTTAGAATACAAAAAAGGAGGCGATCTTTACGATTCCGGAATGCGTAACTCTATTAGAAATGGTGTTCGTGGCATTACAGCCTATCGTAACGTAGATACCGTACTTGAGGGTGTTATGGACGATGGTAGTGGTGGTTTCACAACCAATACTATCGAAACAACAATTGATCAAAACTATTACAGAAGTTCGACACGTTACAACAGAGCTTCAGAAATTTTAGTGCAAGATGCGTCTTGGGTTAAACTTAGAAACATAGGTCTGTCCTACGATTTTGGATCTAATATTACAGAGAAATTAAAAGTAGACAAACTTAGCTTTAACGTAAGTGCCAATAACATTTTGATATGGACACCGTTTGATGGATTCGACCCCGAAGGAAATCAATACAGCGCAGGAAGTAATGTTTATGGATTTACCGGGTTAAGTATACCGTTAAGCCAGAGTTATTCATTTGGTCTTAATATTATATTTTAA
- a CDS encoding D-alanyl-D-alanine carboxypeptidase/D-alanyl-D-alanine-endopeptidase, whose product MLKTIKRKLIYLCLSALFLSSCKSNYISKNLENPFYNNQFTGLLVFNPKTKDTVFKKNADKYFTPASNTKIFTLYTALQVLPAQIPAFKYGIENDTITIQGVGNPTFLHPFFNDSTALKMARNYKKVNVVLNNLEDDKFGPGWAWEDYDTYFSPEKSSFPMYGNVLTISNQDSLQSIPKALKNQIHFSESNKRRNFNDNTFYYNPKRKDTIEVPMVIDTALVKQLWDDILPNKVSVFKQSDKALTHTAYSVPSDSLYKRMMLVSDNFLAEQMLILASSTLSDTLSSKRIRDTILNKQLKDLKQKPRWVDGSGLSRYNLFSPTSFVQVLEKLHNQIPQQRLFNLFPVGGSSGTLKNYYSGEEKPYIYAKSGTLGNNYSLSGYLITKSGKTLIFSFMNNHYRKSTTDVKKRMQLIFEWLRDNY is encoded by the coding sequence ATGTTGAAAACAATAAAAAGAAAACTTATTTATTTATGCTTATCGGCTTTGTTTTTAAGCAGCTGCAAATCCAATTATATTTCAAAAAATTTAGAAAATCCCTTCTACAACAACCAGTTTACAGGATTGTTGGTTTTCAATCCGAAAACTAAAGACACCGTATTTAAGAAAAATGCCGACAAATATTTTACCCCGGCCAGCAACACCAAAATTTTTACTTTATATACCGCTTTGCAAGTGTTACCAGCGCAAATCCCAGCGTTTAAATATGGTATTGAAAACGATACCATTACCATTCAAGGTGTTGGAAACCCCACTTTTTTACATCCGTTTTTTAATGATAGTACAGCCTTAAAAATGGCAAGAAACTACAAAAAAGTAAATGTGGTTTTAAATAATTTGGAGGATGATAAGTTTGGACCAGGTTGGGCTTGGGAAGATTACGACACCTATTTTAGCCCCGAAAAAAGTAGCTTTCCCATGTACGGAAATGTGCTTACCATTAGTAATCAAGACAGCCTGCAAAGCATTCCAAAGGCATTGAAAAATCAAATCCATTTTTCCGAATCCAATAAAAGAAGAAATTTTAACGACAACACGTTTTATTACAATCCAAAACGAAAGGATACCATTGAAGTTCCTATGGTTATCGATACAGCGTTAGTAAAGCAGTTGTGGGATGATATACTTCCAAATAAAGTATCTGTTTTCAAACAGTCAGATAAAGCCTTAACACATACGGCTTATAGCGTTCCGTCGGATTCTTTATATAAACGCATGATGTTGGTAAGCGATAATTTTTTAGCGGAACAAATGCTCATTTTGGCATCGTCAACACTTTCAGACACCTTGAGTTCGAAACGAATTCGAGACACTATTTTAAACAAGCAATTAAAAGATTTAAAACAAAAACCGCGTTGGGTTGATGGCTCTGGATTAAGCCGCTATAACCTATTTTCACCAACATCGTTTGTGCAGGTACTCGAAAAATTACACAATCAAATTCCGCAACAGCGTTTATTTAATTTATTTCCTGTTGGCGGCTCATCAGGTACCTTAAAAAACTATTATTCGGGTGAAGAGAAACCTTATATTTATGCGAAATCGGGCACCTTAGGCAATAATTATTCGTTAAGTGGTTATCTGATTACAAAATCGGGCAAAACCTTGATTTTTAGTTTTATGAATAATCATTACAGAAAATCTACGACTGATGTAAAAAAACGCATGCAATTAATTTTTGAATGGCTCCGCGATAATTATTGA
- a CDS encoding DeoR/GlpR family DNA-binding transcription regulator yields MLKQERQHAILDRLKTEKKVLSTKLSQELQVSEDTIRRDLKELEAKNLVYKVHGGALLKESKILSYDERSIADIDKKKKIAKKAVNLIHDGQAIIMSGSSTNLELAKIIPPDINATVYTYSLPIATQLSYHPLIEVIFLGGKLNKSAQVTVGIDLVTSIHNISADICFMGVDGINVNRGLTEQDWDVSRIKRRMIEASNHVVVMCISSKLMSVKRHTVVPINEIDAIITDIDASDSVFVDFNAINAVII; encoded by the coding sequence ATGCTAAAGCAAGAAAGACAACACGCCATTTTGGATAGGCTAAAGACAGAAAAAAAAGTACTATCGACAAAATTGAGCCAAGAACTGCAGGTTTCTGAAGATACCATCCGAAGAGATTTAAAAGAATTAGAGGCAAAAAACCTGGTTTATAAAGTGCATGGTGGCGCTTTGCTGAAAGAAAGCAAAATACTGTCTTACGACGAAAGAAGTATTGCCGATATTGATAAGAAAAAGAAAATTGCCAAAAAAGCCGTAAATTTAATACACGATGGGCAAGCCATTATTATGAGTGGGAGCTCAACCAATTTAGAATTGGCTAAAATTATTCCACCAGATATTAACGCCACCGTATATACCTATAGTTTGCCCATTGCCACACAATTATCGTATCATCCACTAATTGAAGTTATTTTTTTAGGCGGAAAATTAAATAAGTCGGCACAGGTTACCGTAGGTATAGATTTGGTAACTTCAATCCATAATATTAGCGCCGATATATGTTTTATGGGTGTAGATGGCATAAACGTTAACAGAGGCTTAACGGAGCAGGACTGGGACGTTTCTCGTATAAAAAGAAGGATGATTGAAGCCTCAAACCACGTGGTAGTTATGTGTATAAGTAGTAAACTAATGTCTGTAAAGAGGCACACCGTTGTTCCCATTAACGAGATTGATGCCATCATTACCGATATTGATGCATCAGATTCTGTTTTTGTAGATTTTAACGCCATTAACGCGGTGATTATATAA
- a CDS encoding AbrB/MazE/SpoVT family DNA-binding domain-containing protein — protein METAIIKIGNSKGLRLSKTILEKYNIKDKVEMILEKEQIVLKPIDQPRKNWEKAFEEMRDNNDDRLLFDDVFEDENFEEWN, from the coding sequence ATGGAAACAGCAATTATTAAAATAGGGAATTCAAAAGGGCTTCGTTTAAGCAAAACAATTTTAGAAAAGTACAATATAAAAGACAAGGTTGAAATGATATTGGAGAAAGAGCAAATTGTGCTGAAACCTATTGATCAACCAAGAAAAAACTGGGAAAAAGCGTTTGAGGAAATGCGAGATAATAATGATGATCGGTTATTGTTTGACGATGTTTTTGAAGATGAAAATTTTGAGGAATGGAACTAA
- a CDS encoding OsmC family protein, producing the protein MADKVTTQWKGDMVFESDNPRWDSIMMDASEEFGGTNSGMAPKAMMLSSLAGCSGLDVVSVLNKMRVKIDDFKMVVEGELTDEHPKYYHKVSVDYHFYGKQLNENKIKSAVDLSVEKYCGVMEMFRHFAEIKIDIHYHNK; encoded by the coding sequence ATGGCAGATAAAGTTACCACACAGTGGAAAGGGGATATGGTATTTGAATCGGATAACCCGCGTTGGGATTCCATAATGATGGATGCCTCAGAAGAATTTGGTGGCACTAACTCAGGCATGGCGCCCAAGGCGATGATGCTATCCTCGTTGGCCGGTTGCTCGGGTTTGGATGTAGTTTCGGTTTTAAATAAAATGCGTGTTAAAATTGACGATTTTAAAATGGTTGTTGAAGGGGAGCTTACCGACGAGCATCCAAAATATTATCACAAAGTATCGGTCGATTATCATTTTTATGGTAAACAATTGAATGAAAACAAAATAAAGAGTGCCGTAGATCTTTCGGTTGAAAAATATTGTGGTGTTATGGAAATGTTTCGTCATTTTGCCGAAATTAAAATAGATATCCATTATCACAATAAATAA
- a CDS encoding M14 family zinc carboxypeptidase: protein MKSFLKLILLFVTLSAASQTNDFTSKIYETYDTYKETTLEKRRIKHQDIQPLINTLKNNPKFTVKKVGQSIEGRDLSLISIGSGKTNVFLWSQMHGDEPTATQAIFDIFNLLTSKDFSKEKETILKRVTLHFLPMLNPDGAEKYTRRNTLGIDINRDALRLQSLEGQTLKRVRDSLNADFGFNLHDQNIYYNAERTNKPATISYLAPAYNYEKDINQVRGDAMKIIIFMNNIIQKYAPGQVGRYNDAFEPRAFGDNIQKWGTSTILIESGGYKNDVEKQEIRKLNYVSILSAIYTIANGQYKNIPIDDYENIPRNDSKLFDLKIEGATYNLLGKPYKIDIGVKRYEVDNANHSDFYNVGRIADLGDLSTFYGYNTFNAEGYTIVEGKVYSEVFDSVSGISNLDVFKLLKSGYTYIQMEKLPESTLEASEPIHLVKIGQQLPEFRLRPGINPTFLLQKDGINEYAVINGFLIDLNAKNSRLKNALIYR from the coding sequence ATGAAATCTTTTTTAAAGCTGATATTGCTGTTTGTAACCCTATCTGCAGCTAGCCAAACCAACGATTTTACTTCTAAAATTTACGAAACTTACGATACTTACAAAGAAACCACATTGGAAAAAAGGCGCATAAAACACCAAGATATTCAGCCTTTAATCAACACGCTTAAAAACAACCCAAAGTTTACTGTAAAAAAAGTGGGGCAGTCTATTGAAGGGCGCGATCTAAGCCTAATCAGTATTGGGTCTGGTAAAACCAATGTGTTTTTATGGTCGCAAATGCATGGCGACGAACCTACGGCAACACAGGCTATTTTCGATATTTTTAACTTGCTTACCAGTAAGGATTTTTCAAAGGAAAAAGAAACCATTCTAAAACGTGTGACGCTTCATTTTTTACCGATGTTAAACCCTGATGGCGCCGAAAAATATACGCGCCGGAACACATTGGGTATCGATATTAACCGAGATGCACTCCGTTTACAGTCACTAGAAGGCCAAACTTTAAAACGAGTTAGGGACAGCCTGAATGCCGATTTCGGGTTTAATCTGCACGACCAAAACATTTATTACAATGCCGAACGTACCAACAAGCCTGCAACCATTTCGTATTTGGCACCGGCGTATAATTACGAAAAAGACATTAACCAAGTGCGCGGAGATGCTATGAAGATTATTATTTTTATGAATAACATTATTCAAAAGTACGCACCCGGGCAAGTGGGCAGGTATAACGATGCTTTCGAGCCCAGGGCTTTTGGCGATAACATACAAAAATGGGGAACCAGCACCATTTTAATTGAATCTGGAGGTTATAAAAATGATGTTGAAAAACAGGAAATAAGAAAACTGAATTACGTCTCTATTCTTTCGGCCATTTATACCATTGCCAACGGGCAGTACAAAAATATTCCTATTGATGATTATGAAAACATACCGAGAAACGATAGTAAGTTATTCGATTTAAAAATTGAGGGTGCTACGTATAATTTATTGGGAAAGCCCTATAAAATAGATATTGGTGTAAAGCGCTATGAAGTTGATAATGCTAACCATTCCGATTTTTATAATGTGGGCAGAATTGCAGATCTAGGCGATTTATCGACCTTTTACGGCTACAACACTTTTAATGCCGAAGGTTATACTATTGTCGAGGGCAAAGTGTATTCCGAAGTATTTGACTCTGTTAGTGGCATTTCGAATTTAGATGTTTTCAAGCTTTTAAAATCGGGTTACACGTATATTCAAATGGAAAAATTGCCCGAAAGCACCTTAGAAGCCTCAGAGCCTATTCACTTGGTTAAGATAGGGCAGCAATTGCCTGAGTTTAGATTGAGACCCGGCATTAACCCAACCTTTTTATTGCAAAAAGATGGTATTAACGAGTATGCCGTAATTAATGGGTTTTTAATTGATTTGAATGCCAAAAATAGTAGGCTAAAAAATGCTTTGATTTATAGGTAG